One part of the Rutidosis leptorrhynchoides isolate AG116_Rl617_1_P2 chromosome 1, CSIRO_AGI_Rlap_v1, whole genome shotgun sequence genome encodes these proteins:
- the LOC139903952 gene encoding uncharacterized protein produces the protein MKILSINSCGSLMFDKRQWIKDLCVKLNIDFLGIQESKLSRFNMSRLKSFWGNHNFDYATVLSWGFSGGIISLWDPKVFGKSNIWCDDNFLIVKGTWYRVNLVVYMVNVYALQSLPDKVNLWSKLSTFISSHPGDFIFMGDWNSVRTEDERCGSNFCSHDAHIFNDFIEQNNLFDIPLGGLQFTWRNKRGNKFSKIDRFFVTNNILNVFDDLKGLVLPRGYSDHSPLYLFQDKVDFGPTYFKIFDSWFDRKKFESTVHKAWEVISVNKELDIVAKFRLPKDSGNASDSEIDCRNSLAAEKGDLSKLVDLDTRQKANVKWDVEGDENTKFFHGSLKRKRCIQSIQGLLVDGVWIDNPNDIKACFFYHYKLKFGEHVSDFNFGEIRPTVCLDESDKLFLEANVEDAEIKNAVWCCGSSKAPGPDDISFRFIKHFWDLFKDDFYRDIRGFFTTGVMPKGANAAFFSLIPKVSN, from the exons ATGAAGATTTTATCGATAAATAGTTGCGGATCGTTGATGTTTGATAAGAGACAATGGATCAAGGATTTATGTGTTAAGTTGAATATTGATTTCTTAGGTATTCAAGAATCTAAGTTATCTCGTTTTAATATGTCTCGTTTGAAATCGTTTTGGGGGAATCATAATTTTGATTACGCCACTGTTTTATCCTGGGGTTTTTCGGGTGGAATTATTTCATTATGGGACCCGAAAGTGTTTGGCAAAAGCAATATTTGGTGCGACGATAATTTTCTTATTGTTAAGGGGACATGGTATCGTGTTAATTTGGTTGTTTATATGGTCAATGTGTATGCTCTTCAATCCTTACCGGATAAAGTGAACCTTTGGTCCAAATTATCCACGTTTATTTCTTCACATCCGGGTGATTTTATTTTCATGGGAGATTGGAATTCTGTCAGAACCGAAGACGAACGTTGTGGTTCTAATTTTTGTTCTCACGATGCACACATTTTCAATgattttattgaacaaaacaatttATTTGATATTCCTTTAGGTGGTCTTCAATTCACGTGGAGGAACAAAAGAGGTAACAAATTTAGTAAGATTGATCGTTTCTTCGTAACGAATAATATTCTTAATGTTTTTGATGACCTTAAAGGTTTAGTGTTGCCTCGAGGTTATTCAGATCATTCGCCTCTTTATTTATTTCAAGATAAAGTTGACTTTGGCCCCACATACTTTAAGATTTTCGATTCTTGGTTTGACCGAAAAAAATTTGAGTCAACGGTTCACAAGGCTTGGGAGGTCATAAGTGTTAATAAAGAGCTTGATATTGTTGCTAAATTTCGGTTACCTAAAG ACTCGGGTAACGCTTCTGATTCAGAAATTGATTGTCGTAATTCTCTTGCTGCTGAGAAGGGCGATTTGTCTAAGTTGGTTGACTTGGATACGCGCCAAAAAGCTAATGTTAAGTGGGATGTTGAAGGTGACGAAAACACGAAGTTTTTTCACGGTTCTCTTAAACGAAAGAGGTGTATACAAAGTATTCAAGGTCTTCTGGTTGATGGGGTTTGGATTGACAATCCGAATGACATTAAAGCTTGTTTTTTTTATCATTATAAGCTAAAATTTGGTGAGCATGTTTCCGATTTTAATTTCGGCGAGATCAGGCCGACTGTTTGCCTCGATGAAAGTGACAAATTATTCCTAGAAGCGAATGTAGAGGACGCTGAAATAAAGAATGCGGTCTGGTGTTGCGGTAGTTCAAAAGCGCCTGGCCCAGATGATATTTCTTTTCGTTTTATCAAACACTTTTGGGATTTGTTTAAAGATGATTTTTACAGGGATATCAGAGGCTTTTTTACGACGGGTGTGATGCCTAAAGGAGCTAACGCTGCCTTTTTTTCATTAATCCCTAAAGTtagtaactga